Sequence from the bacterium genome:
GTGGCTCCCGACGTGGGCGGGGGGTTCGGGGTCAAGCTGCCCGTCTTCTATCCCGAGGAGATCCTGGTCCCGTGGGCGGCCTTGCGGCTCCGCAGCCCGGTCAAGTTCATCGAGGACCGTGTCGAGCACTTCGTCGCCTCCAACCACGAGCGAGCCCAGTGGCACGAGGTGCGGGTCGGCTTCGACACCGAGGGCCGCATCCTCGCTCTGCACGACGAGTTCATCCACGATGCCGGCGCCTACTGCCCCTACGGGATCATCATCCCGATCGTCACCGCCTCCCGCCTGCCCGGCCCGTACAAGCTCCCCAACTACGGCAGCGAGATGCACGTCGTGTACACCAACACGGTGCCGGTCACGCCGTACCGGGGTGCCGGTATGCCGCAGGGGGGATTCGTGATGGAGCGGGTGATCGACCTGATCGCCCGGGACCTCGGAATCGACCGGGCCGAGGTTCGCCGGCGGAACTTCATCCAGCCCGACGAGTTCCCCTACGTCGTCGGTCTGATGGACGAGGATGGCCTCACCACCACCTACGACAGCGGCGACTACCCCGCTGGTCTCGACAAGCTGCTCGAGGCGATCGACTACGAGGGGTTCGCCGCCGAGCAGGCCGCCGCTCGCGCCGAGGGGCGACGGATCGGCATCGGTCTGGGGTGCTACGTGGAGGGAACCGGCAGCGGACCCTACGAGGGGGCCCGCGTCCACGTGGAACCCACGGGCAAGGTCTTCGTCACGACGGGCATCTCCACCCAGGGTCAGGCGCACGCCACGATCCTCGCCCAGGTGGCGGCCGAGGTCCTCCAGGTTCCGTTCGAGGACGTGGTGGTGCGCACGGGGGACACCCGCCAGTTCAAGTGGGCGACGGGGACGTTCGCCAGCCGCATCGGCGTCGTCGCCTCCAACGCGGTCGCCCAGGCGGCCCAGCAGGTGCGGGACAAGGCCGCCGAGATCGCCGCCCGCATCCTCGAGGCGAACGAGGCCGACATCGTTTTCTCCGACGGCCACGTTTCGGTCCGGGGTTCGCCCGACGTCCGGGTGCCACTCCGCCAGATCGCCGTGCTCGCCAACCCGCTGCGCTACGCGTTCAGCAAGGAGGCTCTGGCGGCCACGCAGTTCGTCGGCGACGGCGGCGAGGCCGAGGCGCCCCCTGTTTCGGAGGTCGCGCCCGGCCTCGAGGCGACGGCCTACAACAGCCCGCGGCACGCCACGTTCGCCAGCGGCGCACACGCCGTCGTCGTGGAGGTCGAGGTCGAGACGGGCGAGGTCCGCCTGCTGCGCTACGCGATCGTCCACGATTGCGGGCGCATGATCAACCCGGCCGTCGTGGAGGGGCAGGTCCACGGGGGGACGGCGCAAGGCATCGCCGGGGCACTCTACGAGCGGATGCACTACGACGGGGACGGACAACTCCGGAACGCAGGATTCGCGGACTTCCTCATCCCGTCGGCGGCAGAACTGCCTACGTTCCGTGTGGAACATGTCGAGACGCTCTCGCCCTTGAATCCTCTCGGTGTCAAGGGCGTCGGGGAGGCGGGCTGCGTCCCCGCGGCGGCTGCGATCATCGGAGCGGTGTCCGACGCCGTCGGCATGGAGATCACCGAGAGCCCGCTCAGCCCCGAGCGACTGGTGGAGTTGATCGAGGAGTCGAAGCTGCGGGTCCGTCCGTGACTCCACGGCGATGATCGGACCGGCCACAGGGGCCGCACTCGAGGCGCTGGATTCGACGCAGGTGCGTGCGATCGGCGTCCGCCCGGCGCGCGACGTGACCGGCGCGGTCGGTGAGCGCCGGTACCTGCACGCCGGCCCGCCGCTGGGCGGCGGGGACATCGTCGGTCCCCTCCGCGGCGCCCTCATCGGGGCGCTGATGCTCGAAGGGGAGGCCGAGTCTCCCGAGGCGGCCGCCAGGATTCTCGACGGGGGCGGCTTGGCGCTGGCCTCCTGCCACGACAACGGCGGGGTCGGGGCCATGGCGGGGGTGGTCACGCCCTCCATTCCTGTCGTCGTGATGGAGACCGATCAGGGCTCGCGGGCGTTCTCGCCGCTGAACGAGGGACTGGGCAAGGCGCTGCGCTTCGGCTCCTACGATCCGGCGACGCTGGATCGGCTCCGCTGGATGGGTGCGGTCGCCGGCCCTGTGCTGGACGCGGCGCTCGGCGCCGTCGACGGGCTCGACATGGTCGAACTCTGGGCCGAGGGATTGCGCCGGGGCGACGAGTGCCACAACCGCAATGTGGCCTCCAGCGCCGCCGTGCTGGCCCGGCTGGCCCCGTCGATCGTGGCCGCCGCCGATCGCCAGGATGCGGTCGACGTTCTGTCCCATGTGGCCGCCAACCCGCACTTCTTCCTGGCCCTGTCCATCGCGGCGGCCAAGGTTGTCGCCGACGTGGCGCAGATGACGGGTGATCCGGGCGTCGTCACGGCGATGTCGTCCAACGGCGCCGACCTGGGCATCAGGGTCAGCGGTGCGGGCGACCGCTGGTTCCTGACCAACTCGGTGATCGGCGAGCCGAAGCTGTTCGAGGGCTACGAGCCGGCTGACGCCTCTCCGGTGCTGGGCGACTCGTTCATCGCCGAGACCGTCGGCCTGGGGGCCTTCGCCCTGTCGGCGTCGCCGGCCATCGTCTCGTTCGTGGGGGGCGATCCGCTGACCGCCTCGGACACCGTGGAGGAGTTGCGGGGCATCTGCCGGGGCGCCAGCTCCCGGTTCCTCATCCCAGCCGAGGGCTTCGGTGGGACGCCCATCGGGATCGACGTCCACAAGGTGGCGGCCACGGGGATCGCGCCCCTGGCAAACGCCGGACTTGCCCACCGCGAGCCCGGGCGGGGCCAGGTCGGCGCCTGCCTGATGCGCCTGCCACTGGAACCGTTTATAGAGGCGGCCGCTTTCCTGGATAGGCACGCGAACTAGCGTGACGAACCAGTTCGGCCGTCATTCCGGGCAGGCCGGAATCCAGCGCTGCGAGCGGTCCGGGTGGGGCTGCCGGTGGCGCTCCGGCGGCCTCTGGAAATGGCACGCCTGCGCTCGCCCCCGGCAGCCCCACTCTCGCGATCCGGCAGTCGCCGGCAGTCGACTGCTCGGGCGACCGGCAGCCTCTCAGGTCAGAAGGTCCAGGGCCGTCGCCGTGTAGACCTGCGCGGACAGCGCCACGGCGTCGAGGGCGACCGATTCATCGATCGTGTGCCACATTCCCTGCTCGCCCGCTCCTAGCATGACGGCGGGGATGCCGCGGCTCGAGAACAGCCCGGCGTCGATGCAGCCGTGGGAGTAGGTGAGTGGGGGACCGGGGTGCCCGGCCGCCGCGAACGCCGCCCGGAGGGTGTCCACGAAGGGGGAGTCGGCGGAAACCTCTGACGGGTACATCAACGGGCCGGGCTCGACGTCGATGTCCCAGCCGTCGATTCCCTCGACTGCCCGGCGGATGTCCGCCAGGGCCTCTTCGGGATCGTCGCCAGGTAGGAGTCGCCGGTCGACGGTGATCTCCACGAGATCGGGAACGGTGTGCGTGGCGTTGGGGCTGCTGTGCACGGCCGTGGGGGTGAGGGTCGGTCGCCCGAGATGCGGGTGGTCGCCGGCGAGCGCGATCCCATCGAGGACGGCCAGCACGCGGCGGGCACCCTCGATGGCGTTCTTGGTGCGCCAGGGCATGGAACTGTGTCCCGCCAGCCCCGCCACGCGGATGGTGGCGTCGACTCGCCCCTTGTTGGCCACGCAGATGGCGTTGTCCGTGCCGATCCCCACGATGCACGCCGCCGGCGCCGTCCGCTCCTCGTAGCCGGCCAGAAAGCTCCGGGCCGTATCGTGCCGCCCGGTCTCACCCGCCGGCGACACGCACAGCACCAGCGGCCCCGCCAGGTCACTCTCCCTCGCCGCCACGGCGCCGACGGTAAGGATCGCCGCAGCCAGCGCCCCCATCTGCTCACTGGCACCACGCCCGCGCACCCGAGTCGCGCCGTCCGCACCCACGATCCGGCTCGCGACGAACGGATCCACCATCCGGCCCGCGGGATGCGTCATCGCATAGCAGAACAGAACCAGCCCCCGCGCCTCACCACCCCCGACCTCGCAGATCACATTGCCGGCCTCGTCGGTTGTCGTGTGCAGCCCGAGTTGCTCCAGTTGGGGGACAACCACCTCCTGCAGGAACGCCCGGATCTGCGGGTCGTCCTCGAAAAGGTCCGTCTGCTCCGAAGGCGTCTCCAGCAAAGGCCGCAAAACCCGCTCCACGCGGCCCTCGCCAAATGCGGAAATGTCGGTCATTTCAGATCACTCCCAATGACGTGAGGCGCGTCTGCCGGGACCCGCGCGCGAGGGTGGGGATGCCGGGGGCAAGCGCAGGCGTGCCATTTTCAGAGGCCGCCGGAGCGCCACCGGCATCCGCACCCGGACACCCGCGGACCACCGGCAGCCCCACCCGGACAACCGCGGGCTAGCGGCGCAGGCCCATCTTCTTGAGGCGGGGGAAGATCTCGTCCTCCATCTGCTGCAGCCCCAGGAACGGGTCGAAGAACGAGATCAGGGCGCTCTCGATTCCGGCCTCGTACAGCTCTCGCAGCTGCTCGGCCACGGTGTCGTAGCTGCCCACGAACTGGTGGGCGCCGATGCCCAGACCCATGCGCATGAAAAGGTCCCGACCGATGCCGCCATAGGGGTCGGCGCTCTCCTCCTCCGCCTCGATCCACCCGAACGTCGACGAGATGTGCTGCCGCTTGGCCGACTGGATGAAGTTCATCGTGGCCTGGTGGTCGATCTCCTCGGCGATCCATTCGGCGGTGGCCTGCGCGGCTGCGTCGGTCTTGTCGATGATGGGCCACAGCTGCGTGGCCACGAGCACCCTCCGGCCGTAGGAGGCTGCCTTGTCGTGGATGTCCTTGGCGACGGTCCGGTAGTTCTCGATCTGGGGCTGGATCTGGAAGATCCATTCGGCGTGCCGGCAGGCGAA
This genomic interval carries:
- a CDS encoding M20/M25/M40 family metallo-hydrolase — its product is MTDISAFGEGRVERVLRPLLETPSEQTDLFEDDPQIRAFLQEVVVPQLEQLGLHTTTDEAGNVICEVGGGEARGLVLFCYAMTHPAGRMVDPFVASRIVGADGATRVRGRGASEQMGALAAAILTVGAVAARESDLAGPLVLCVSPAGETGRHDTARSFLAGYEERTAPAACIVGIGTDNAICVANKGRVDATIRVAGLAGHSSMPWRTKNAIEGARRVLAVLDGIALAGDHPHLGRPTLTPTAVHSSPNATHTVPDLVEITVDRRLLPGDDPEEALADIRRAVEGIDGWDIDVEPGPLMYPSEVSADSPFVDTLRAAFAAAGHPGPPLTYSHGCIDAGLFSSRGIPAVMLGAGEQGMWHTIDESVALDAVALSAQVYTATALDLLT
- a CDS encoding DUF1116 domain-containing protein, with amino-acid sequence MIGPATGAALEALDSTQVRAIGVRPARDVTGAVGERRYLHAGPPLGGGDIVGPLRGALIGALMLEGEAESPEAAARILDGGGLALASCHDNGGVGAMAGVVTPSIPVVVMETDQGSRAFSPLNEGLGKALRFGSYDPATLDRLRWMGAVAGPVLDAALGAVDGLDMVELWAEGLRRGDECHNRNVASSAAVLARLAPSIVAAADRQDAVDVLSHVAANPHFFLALSIAAAKVVADVAQMTGDPGVVTAMSSNGADLGIRVSGAGDRWFLTNSVIGEPKLFEGYEPADASPVLGDSFIAETVGLGAFALSASPAIVSFVGGDPLTASDTVEELRGICRGASSRFLIPAEGFGGTPIGIDVHKVAATGIAPLANAGLAHREPGRGQVGACLMRLPLEPFIEAAAFLDRHAN
- the cutA gene encoding aerobic carbon-monoxide dehydrogenase large subunit, giving the protein MTTRLIGERVERSEDRRILVGRGTFIDDIEPAGCLHVAMVRSTCANGRILAIETSAAAARDDVVAVYTAADLGELGRQHLPLLIPNPNLTEPRTQLPLASDYVHFFGEAVAMVVATSRYAAEDAAEFVAITYEPLPAVVGPVAAFEGDDLVHADMSGNVAAHFVQEHGDVQAALAAAPRTLVQRFWVERSAATPMECRGVVAIPDEFGHLLVYDTSQAPSTVRAGLSTYLNLAEHEVDVVAPDVGGGFGVKLPVFYPEEILVPWAALRLRSPVKFIEDRVEHFVASNHERAQWHEVRVGFDTEGRILALHDEFIHDAGAYCPYGIIIPIVTASRLPGPYKLPNYGSEMHVVYTNTVPVTPYRGAGMPQGGFVMERVIDLIARDLGIDRAEVRRRNFIQPDEFPYVVGLMDEDGLTTTYDSGDYPAGLDKLLEAIDYEGFAAEQAAARAEGRRIGIGLGCYVEGTGSGPYEGARVHVEPTGKVFVTTGISTQGQAHATILAQVAAEVLQVPFEDVVVRTGDTRQFKWATGTFASRIGVVASNAVAQAAQQVRDKAAEIAARILEANEADIVFSDGHVSVRGSPDVRVPLRQIAVLANPLRYAFSKEALAATQFVGDGGEAEAPPVSEVAPGLEATAYNSPRHATFASGAHAVVVEVEVETGEVRLLRYAIVHDCGRMINPAVVEGQVHGGTAQGIAGALYERMHYDGDGQLRNAGFADFLIPSAAELPTFRVEHVETLSPLNPLGVKGVGEAGCVPAAAAIIGAVSDAVGMEITESPLSPERLVELIEESKLRVRP